A stretch of Rhizobium sp. TH2 DNA encodes these proteins:
- the rplS gene encoding 50S ribosomal protein L19, whose amino-acid sequence MNIIQQLEAEQAAKIAAKRTLPDFSPGDTVKVNVRVVEGSRTRVQAYEGVCIARSGAGLNESFTVRKISYGEGVERVFPVYSPLVEGVEIVRRGKVRRAKLYYLRDLRGKKARIFENTNVRARKLNDGERQVMLAEKARLEAEKVAAAQALAAEKAAQEAAAAAEKVAAEKAAAAEAAAAEAAAAEAASAEAKTEE is encoded by the coding sequence ATGAACATCATCCAGCAGCTGGAAGCCGAACAGGCCGCCAAGATTGCCGCCAAGCGCACGCTTCCCGATTTCTCCCCCGGCGACACCGTCAAGGTCAACGTCCGCGTCGTCGAAGGTTCGCGCACCCGCGTGCAGGCCTATGAAGGCGTCTGCATCGCCCGCTCCGGCGCCGGCCTGAACGAAAGCTTCACCGTCCGCAAGATCTCCTATGGCGAAGGCGTCGAGCGCGTATTCCCGGTCTATTCTCCGCTGGTCGAAGGCGTCGAGATCGTCCGTCGCGGCAAGGTCCGTCGCGCCAAGCTTTACTACCTGCGCGATCTGCGCGGCAAAAAGGCCCGTATCTTCGAAAACACCAATGTCCGCGCCCGCAAGCTGAACGACGGCGAACGCCAGGTCATGCTGGCCGAGAAGGCCCGTCTCGAAGCCGAGAAGGTCGCAGCAGCCCAGGCTCTCGCAGCCGAGAAGGCCGCACAGGAAGCCGCCGCCGCCGCCGAGAAGGTCGCCGCTGAAAAGGCTGCCGCCGCCGAAGCCGCTGCTGCCGAGGCCGCCGCTGCCGAAGCTGCTTCCGCCGAAGCCAAGACCGAAGAATAA